Proteins from a genomic interval of Lolium perenne isolate Kyuss_39 chromosome 1, Kyuss_2.0, whole genome shotgun sequence:
- the LOC127323933 gene encoding uncharacterized protein, which produces MSLACLVCHGMGSPSHSLRSYSVSSSEDDNRCGAVVTCLTRRVAPAGSASVGTSKVTPFPSMATGQSAEGTPRLQRSRAVSRDLVRDWNFDEAIVTN; this is translated from the coding sequence ATGAGTCTTGCTTGTCTCGTATGCCATGGCATGGGCAGCCCATCACACTCTCTCAGGAGCTACTCAGTGTCCAGTTCGGAGGATGACAACCGATGTGGAGCTGTTGTCACCTGCTTAACTCGGAGAGTAGCCCCTGCTGGATCTGCTAGTGTTGGGACATCAAAGGTGACCCCCTTTCCATCCATGGCAACTGGTCAAAGTGCCGAGGGAACTCCTCGTCTTCAGCGAAGCCGTGCTGTGTCAAGAGACCTTGTCAGAGACTGGAATTTCGATGAAGCCATTGTCACGAACTAG